Proteins encoded in a region of the Novibacillus thermophilus genome:
- the citZ gene encoding citrate synthase, translated as MTKGLEGVVAVTSEISSIIDGVLTYRGINIDDLADNASFEEVLYLLWHGDLPNRTQLNQLRDQLNRYSDIPEEIVSQMKSYPKTANTMAVLRSVVSALSLYDEQADDISRDANMEKAIKLTAQLPVLITAYNHYRHGRERVKPNPDYSFAQNFLYMLNGEEPTDVAVQAFNKALVLHADHELNASTFSARVTTATLSDMYSAVTSAIGTLKGPLHGGANEQVMAMLEEIGTVDNAETYIKRKLDAKEKIMGFGHRVYKDGDPRARHLQQMSRQLAEQKGDTKWYDLSVKIEQIVEREKGLKPNVDFYSASVYTYLGLPRDLFTPIFAMSRISGWTAHILEQYDNNRLIRPRAEYTGHGNRPYVPLEER; from the coding sequence ATGACAAAGGGACTAGAAGGTGTTGTGGCCGTTACGTCTGAAATCAGTTCCATCATCGACGGTGTCCTTACATATCGCGGGATTAACATCGACGATCTCGCCGACAACGCCTCCTTTGAAGAAGTGCTGTACCTGCTGTGGCACGGCGATCTGCCTAACCGCACACAACTGAATCAATTACGAGATCAATTAAACCGCTACAGTGACATTCCGGAAGAGATTGTCAGTCAGATGAAGTCGTACCCGAAGACGGCGAATACGATGGCTGTCCTGAGAAGCGTGGTCTCGGCATTGTCGTTGTATGACGAACAAGCTGACGATATCTCCCGGGATGCCAATATGGAAAAAGCGATAAAGCTCACCGCACAGCTCCCCGTGTTGATTACGGCCTATAACCACTATCGCCACGGCCGAGAGCGGGTAAAGCCGAACCCGGACTATTCGTTTGCCCAAAATTTCTTGTACATGTTGAACGGGGAAGAGCCGACCGACGTCGCTGTACAAGCTTTTAACAAGGCATTAGTGCTGCACGCCGACCACGAGTTAAACGCTTCGACGTTTTCCGCACGGGTGACGACGGCGACCCTGTCGGACATGTACTCTGCTGTCACGTCTGCCATCGGCACGTTAAAGGGTCCGCTCCACGGCGGCGCCAACGAGCAAGTGATGGCGATGTTGGAAGAGATCGGCACAGTGGACAACGCCGAAACGTACATTAAGCGGAAACTCGACGCGAAAGAGAAGATTATGGGCTTCGGCCACCGCGTGTACAAGGACGGCGACCCCCGGGCCAGACATTTGCAGCAGATGTCGCGGCAGTTGGCTGAGCAAAAAGGGGATACGAAGTGGTACGACTTGTCGGTGAAAATCGAGCAGATTGTGGAGAGGGAAAAGGGACTCAAGCCGAACGTCGACTTTTACTCCGCCTCTGTTTATACTTACTTGGGGCTTCCGCGGGACTTGTTCACCCCGATTTTCGCCATGAGCCGCATCTCCGGGTGGACGGCCCACATTCTCGAACAGTACGACAACAACCGCCTGATTCGTCCCCGGGCAGAGTACACGGGACACGGAAACCGACCGTACGTTCCGTTGGAAGAACGCTAG
- the ytvI gene encoding sporulation integral membrane protein YtvI encodes MDRERQERLFHILGIIWRAALVLFVVVAAFVVLRYTIPLIYPFIFAWLIAFMIEPLVRFLETKWRIPRWGGTTLSLLLVLGTLSALLTLIIVRIINELTRLVEFIQNNIDKISERVADWFVSQGTVFTHLETTIQTSLEQLERFTGTVQSGELTESLQNSLQSLAELITGFITGFIAGLGKFLGNMPFILTVLVVIVLGSFFISKNWRRLHRNVRNLLPRVVRDSGDMVLTDLKKALVGFVRAQLTLITLTAIIILVGLMILRVNYALTLALVIGLVDLLPYLGVGAVMVPWIVYLFIAGNYKLAIGLTVLYIITIVVRQFVEPKVYASNIGLDPLLTLIALFVGLQLFGFIGLIVGPTLMVILMALYRARVFHDTLDYIAGRSANRA; translated from the coding sequence ATGGATCGCGAGCGGCAAGAACGTCTGTTTCACATTCTCGGCATCATCTGGCGAGCGGCACTTGTTCTGTTTGTCGTGGTTGCGGCTTTTGTCGTGCTACGGTATACTATTCCCTTAATTTACCCGTTTATTTTCGCCTGGCTTATCGCTTTCATGATCGAGCCCCTCGTCCGCTTTCTCGAGACGAAGTGGCGCATACCCCGCTGGGGAGGGACGACACTGTCCCTGCTCCTCGTACTGGGGACTCTTTCGGCCTTGCTCACGCTCATTATTGTGCGCATTATCAATGAACTGACTCGCCTTGTGGAATTTATCCAAAACAACATTGACAAAATCAGTGAACGTGTGGCCGACTGGTTCGTAAGCCAAGGAACCGTATTCACCCATCTGGAAACAACGATTCAGACGTCCCTGGAACAGTTGGAAAGGTTCACTGGGACGGTCCAATCGGGTGAATTGACGGAAAGCTTGCAAAACAGTTTACAGTCCCTCGCCGAACTGATTACCGGTTTCATTACTGGATTTATCGCCGGTCTCGGCAAATTCCTCGGCAACATGCCGTTTATCCTCACGGTACTCGTCGTCATCGTTCTGGGAAGTTTCTTTATCAGCAAGAACTGGCGCCGCCTGCATCGAAACGTCCGCAACTTGTTGCCGAGGGTCGTGCGGGACAGCGGCGATATGGTGCTCACGGATCTGAAAAAAGCACTCGTCGGGTTTGTCCGGGCCCAGTTGACACTCATCACCTTGACCGCCATCATTATACTAGTCGGCCTCATGATTTTACGGGTGAATTACGCTCTCACACTAGCTCTCGTCATCGGTCTGGTCGATCTGCTTCCGTATCTCGGCGTAGGGGCGGTGATGGTGCCCTGGATCGTCTATTTATTCATTGCCGGAAATTACAAACTGGCCATCGGCTTGACCGTCTTGTACATCATCACGATTGTCGTCCGACAGTTCGTGGAGCCGAAAGTGTATGCGTCCAATATCGGCCTCGACCCTTTGCTGACCCTCATCGCTTTGTTCGTCGGACTGCAGTTGTTCGGTTTTATCGGCTTGATCGTCGGCCCAACCTTGATGGTCATCCTGA
- the icd gene encoding isocitrate dehydrogenase (NADP(+)), whose amino-acid sequence MAPNFEKYDLPTEGQAITIENGKLNVPDNPIIPFIEGDGTGPDIWAAASRVLDAAVEKAYNGKKKIAWYEIYAGEKAHNKFGEWLPKDTLEAIRTYIVAIKGPLTTPVGGGFRSLNVTLRQELDLYACVRPVRWFQDVPSPLKRPQDVDMVIFRENTEDVYSGVEWAAGSEEANKLIDFMKNELGANVREQSGIGVKPISEYGSKRLVAKAIEYAIENNRKSVTLVHKGNIMKYTEGAFKNWGYEVAKERFGDVTITEDELWNEYGGKQPEGKIVIKDRIADIMFQLALLRPKEFDVLATMNLNGDYLSDALAAQVGGIGIAPGANIADHLALFEATHGTAPKYAGQDKVNPGSVLLSGVLMLEYLGWNEAAKLIYDSMDKTISQRTVTYDFARQMEGATEVKCSEFADKLIENL is encoded by the coding sequence ATGGCACCGAATTTTGAAAAATACGATTTGCCGACGGAAGGACAAGCGATTACGATTGAAAACGGGAAACTGAACGTCCCGGACAACCCCATCATCCCGTTTATTGAAGGGGACGGAACGGGCCCCGACATTTGGGCAGCTGCTTCACGCGTCCTCGATGCAGCTGTGGAAAAGGCGTACAACGGCAAAAAGAAAATCGCTTGGTACGAAATTTACGCCGGAGAAAAAGCTCACAACAAGTTTGGAGAGTGGTTGCCAAAAGACACGCTGGAAGCAATCCGTACATACATCGTCGCCATCAAAGGGCCGCTCACGACCCCTGTTGGCGGCGGATTTCGCAGTTTGAACGTGACTCTCCGCCAGGAGTTGGACCTGTACGCCTGCGTTCGTCCAGTCCGCTGGTTCCAGGACGTGCCGTCCCCACTGAAGCGGCCGCAAGACGTGGATATGGTCATCTTCCGGGAAAACACGGAGGACGTCTACTCTGGCGTCGAATGGGCAGCCGGCTCAGAAGAGGCGAACAAACTCATTGACTTCATGAAAAACGAGTTGGGGGCGAACGTCCGCGAGCAGTCCGGCATCGGAGTCAAGCCGATCAGTGAATACGGCAGCAAGCGCCTCGTCGCCAAAGCGATTGAATACGCCATCGAGAACAACCGCAAGAGCGTCACCCTTGTCCACAAGGGCAACATTATGAAGTACACGGAAGGAGCTTTCAAAAACTGGGGCTACGAAGTGGCAAAGGAACGGTTCGGCGATGTCACCATTACAGAAGACGAACTGTGGAACGAATACGGCGGCAAACAGCCAGAAGGTAAAATCGTGATTAAAGACCGAATCGCCGACATCATGTTCCAGCTGGCTCTGTTGCGTCCGAAAGAGTTCGACGTTCTAGCGACGATGAACTTGAACGGCGATTACTTGTCTGACGCCCTGGCAGCACAAGTAGGCGGTATCGGAATTGCCCCGGGAGCGAACATCGCCGATCACCTGGCCCTGTTTGAAGCGACGCACGGCACGGCTCCCAAGTACGCGGGACAAGACAAGGTCAACCCAGGTTCAGTGTTGCTTTCCGGAGTCCTCATGCTGGAGTACCTCGGATGGAACGAAGCGGCCAAATTGATTTACGATTCGATGGACAAGACGATCAGCCAGCGAACGGTCACGTACGATTTTGCCCGACAAATGGAAGGGGCAACGGAAGTCAAGTGTTCGGAGTTTGCAGACAAGCTCATCGAAAACTTGTAA
- a CDS encoding response regulator transcription factor, producing MAKRILVVDDEPSITKLVSFNLEKAGYDVDTAADGQAALKKVQDIQPDLIVLDLMLPKVDGLEVCKRLRQENNHIPVIMLTAKDEELDRVLGLELGADDYVTKPFSPRELVARVKAVLRRSAIKDALEQADAKQKPLVIGDLVIDVEGYESYVQGKRLELTPKEFELLVYMATHRGTVLSRDQLLNAVWNYDFVGDSRIVDVHVSHLRDKIEPDTRRPLYIKTVRGIGYKFEGPKET from the coding sequence ATGGCCAAACGCATACTCGTCGTCGATGACGAACCGTCTATTACGAAATTAGTGTCGTTTAACTTGGAGAAAGCGGGCTATGACGTCGACACGGCAGCCGACGGTCAGGCAGCGCTGAAAAAAGTCCAGGATATCCAGCCTGATCTGATCGTACTCGATCTCATGTTGCCTAAGGTCGACGGGCTTGAAGTATGTAAACGGCTGAGGCAGGAAAACAATCACATTCCGGTCATCATGCTGACGGCCAAAGACGAAGAACTGGACCGGGTGTTGGGGCTCGAGTTGGGAGCGGACGACTATGTGACGAAACCGTTCAGCCCCCGAGAGCTCGTGGCCCGGGTCAAGGCGGTATTGCGCCGCTCGGCAATCAAGGATGCCCTGGAGCAGGCCGACGCAAAACAGAAACCCCTTGTCATCGGGGATTTAGTCATCGACGTGGAAGGGTATGAAAGTTATGTTCAAGGAAAACGGCTGGAGTTAACGCCGAAGGAGTTTGAACTGCTCGTGTACATGGCGACACACCGCGGCACAGTCCTGTCCCGGGACCAGCTGTTGAATGCTGTGTGGAACTACGACTTCGTCGGCGATTCGCGCATCGTCGACGTTCACGTCAGCCACTTGCGCGATAAAATCGAACCCGATACGCGCCGTCCCCTTTACATCAAAACTGTGAGGGGGATTGGATACAAATTTGAAGGGCCAAAGGAGACATGA
- the mdh gene encoding malate dehydrogenase, protein MAFKRRKISVIGAGFTGATTALMLAQKELGDIVLVDIPKLEDPTKGKALDMLEASPVQGFDANIVGTSDYEETAHSDLVIMTAGIARKPGMSRDDLVNTNAGIMTSVTESVVKYSPETYILVLTNPVDAMTYAVYKASGFPKNRVFGQSGVLDTARFRTFVAQALNVSVEDVTGFVLGGHGDDMVPMLRYSYAGGIPLEKLLPKEQLEQIVERTRKGGGEIVNLLGNGSAYYAPAASLVQMAEAVLKDKKRILPAIAYLEGEYGYRDMYLGVPTIIGGNGLEKVIELDLTDEEKKLLDKSAESVKKVLALVK, encoded by the coding sequence TTGGCTTTTAAACGACGAAAAATTTCAGTCATCGGTGCCGGATTTACAGGAGCGACGACCGCCCTCATGCTGGCTCAAAAAGAACTGGGGGACATCGTTCTCGTCGACATTCCGAAACTGGAAGACCCGACGAAAGGAAAGGCGCTGGACATGCTGGAAGCGAGCCCGGTTCAAGGGTTTGACGCCAACATTGTCGGGACGAGCGATTACGAGGAAACGGCCCATTCCGACCTCGTCATCATGACGGCCGGGATTGCCCGCAAGCCGGGGATGAGCCGCGATGACCTCGTCAATACGAATGCTGGGATTATGACCTCGGTGACGGAGTCCGTCGTCAAGTACTCGCCCGAGACGTACATCCTCGTGTTGACGAACCCGGTAGACGCCATGACGTACGCCGTGTACAAGGCGTCCGGTTTTCCGAAGAACCGCGTCTTCGGGCAGTCCGGTGTCCTCGATACGGCGCGCTTTCGCACATTTGTCGCCCAAGCGCTGAACGTTTCAGTAGAAGATGTCACCGGTTTTGTGCTCGGGGGACACGGAGACGACATGGTACCGATGCTCCGTTACTCTTACGCCGGCGGAATTCCGCTGGAAAAGTTGTTGCCGAAGGAGCAATTGGAGCAGATTGTGGAACGGACGCGCAAAGGCGGCGGCGAGATCGTCAATCTGCTCGGAAACGGCAGTGCTTATTACGCGCCGGCCGCTTCCCTCGTGCAGATGGCTGAAGCGGTTCTCAAAGACAAAAAGCGGATTTTGCCCGCCATCGCGTACTTGGAAGGTGAGTACGGCTATCGGGACATGTACCTCGGTGTCCCGACGATCATCGGCGGCAACGGGTTGGAAAAAGTGATCGAACTGGACTTGACAGACGAGGAGAAGAAACTGCTGGACAAATCCGCCGAATCCGTAAAAAAAGTGCTGGCGTTAGTCAAATAA